ATCATAATTGCTATTTTAGGCTATCTTATGTTTGCTTCTATTTTTGTTGGCGTTGGAGCAACCATGACGGATGTGAGTTCAGCTGGGAACTTTCAAGGTATGGTTATGATGCTCCCATTTCTACCATTCATTTTTATTGCGCCTGTTCTTAGTGATCCGAATGGCTTCATGGCACAACTAGGAACGTACATTCCGTTTACATCTCCAGGAGTTCTCTTACTTAGACTTAGTAACTTAGAGGAATGGCCGTGGATTGAAATCATCATCTCACTTGTTATTTTAGTAATCAGTATTTGGATTTTTGTTAAACTTGCCGGAAAGATTTTCAAAGTAGGAATATTGATGTATGGTAAAAATGCTACCCCGGCGGAAATTTGGAAATGGATTAGAATGTAAACCCTAAATGCTGTTCATTCCACAAGCATCGAAATTTTCTTATGAACGCTTGGAGAAGCAAAAAGTAACCTATCTAAAACACAACGCAAGCACCTGCCTCTGTATAGAAGTAGGTGCTTGTAGCTATAGGCATCATAAGTTTTAAAACCACGACTTAAATAATCCAGCAATCATCCTGCCTATCCACTTAAATACTAAAAAAACTAGCTCCCCTAAGAAATCAAATAGTATATCTAAAAGAGAAAACTTTTCGTGGTTAGCTTTATTTTTCGAACTCTTTTTATGTTTCATACTCACACTCTCCCAATTGGTTTTATTATATCTCTTGGTTGCTTTTACGCTTACGAATAAACTTGCGAACAAAAAAGATGCAAAAACCAACAACAGCAGAAGCTGATAGTAAAAATGTAATGGTACGTACTGGATAGGTTTGAAAAGCAAATACCCATTTATCAAAAAAGTAAATATCTCTTGGGTCTTTCACCGAATCTGGCGTCAGGACTATTCTTTCCTGCCAATCAGGCTCCAACATGAGATAAGAACCTGCCCAATAGCTTAGAAAAAAGGTATATATAGAAATAATGAGCAATATAATAAATATCGTTACGATTTTTTTCATGACATTCCACCTATGCCTTACTTATCTATTTAGAAATACGAAACACACTTCAAAAAAGTTTCTCCTTTTTTGGTTCAAGTCCAAAATAAATGCAGTCATTTTTCCGATTTCCATTTCCATTACTTCTAAACTTCTACATATAGAATACACTCTTACAAGGAAGAAATTCAAAATGATTCTGTAAGCTATGCCATAAACCTAAACAGAGGAGGAATTACAACATGAGTATAGTCGTATTTCATGGTTCGACGAGAACAAATGGTAATACAGAGTATTTGGCACATCACGCCATCCCAAAAGAAGTTGCAACACATATTTATTTACGTGATTATAACATCCAACCTATAGTTGATAAACGCCATGCGGATGAAGGTTTCCCAGAAATACAGGATGACCACACATTTTTAATTGACCAATTATTAAAGCATGAAATTGTTGTTTTTGCAACCCCCATTTATTGGTATGGCATGTCTGGACCAATGAAGACGTTTATTGATCGTTGGTCGCAAATTTTACGAGACCCTAACTATCCTCACTTTCGACAAGCATTAAAAGAAAAGAAAGTGTATCTTATTCTTGTTGGCGGGGATCACCCACATGTAAAAGGGCTACCTCTCGTCCAACAGTTCCAGTATATATGTCAGTTTTTTGGCATGTCTTTAGAAAACTATATTATCGGACAGTCACGTAAGCCAGGAGAGATTGTAAACAATAAACAAGTTTTGGACGCAGCCTCTCGTTTATTCAACGAATCATTGATTTGAAAGTTTCTAGACAACCGTACTTCTATGTAAAGGATATAGCAAAACTAAAATAGAAAATGAATATATAGCCTGCTTATAAAGTGAATCTTTAATCAGTGGGGGTTTTCACTCATCCCTACTGATTGTAAGTAACACAAAAGTATGACCTAAAGGCATCTTGGACGGATTGAGTATTTACGTGCTGTTACCTCCTTCTTAGACTTGTTGCAATGCAGATTATCAAACTCCTGAAATAGAAGTCTTACAGCACCTTATATACGGGATAAAAGTGATATTTCCTCAATTCTAGCGTCTCGACCTTTTATAGATAACTACTTAAGCGTTCGTTAACAACTGCAATTTATGCAGTTGTTTTCTTTTGTACTAAAAAGGAACTCATGTAAAAGTAAAACTTATTCATAGCTCTTCTAGTCTGTTAGATTTACTTTTCTCTAGTACGAATGAACGATTTTTTCTTTAACTAGTTTAAAAATTTCTCTAATGGTTAATGCTTTTTAATAAGTTTTCTTGAGGAGAAACTTGACATAAGTAAAAACTACACCGATAAAGAAGTAAACCATTATGGTTCTACATCAACATCAATGTAAATCATAAACTAGCATTTCTATTCTTTTATGATAATATAGATAGGTATTTTCACTCATTCTTTTCTAGTACATATAGTGCATTTAAAGGAAAAAAGATAATTAATGGTTGAAAGATAAAACCATTATAGCCTTAATCTATGATTCTCTTAACAAGAGTAGGACTGCAATTGCTATTTAGCCTAGCCTAACGATGCATCTATTAAGATAGCATTACACTAAAGATAGCTTTAATCTCGTATTCTATCAATCGCCCCCAAAAGTGGGGAGAATGGAACGAATTCAATATAAAGTGAATCTTCAACCAGTAGGGTTTTATTCATCCCCACTGACTGTCAGATGAACGGATCTGGTATTTAAATGCTGTTATCTCCCACGTAGACTTGCTGCAGTACAGATTATCCAACTCCTGAATTGGGCGTCTTACAGCAACTTATTATACGGGATAAAGCAAAAAATTTCTTTTTTAAGGAGGCCATGCTCATTTTGAAAAACGTATATCTTGTATTAACATCTTTAGCCATTATGCTAACTACTCTGTTCTTGCTGCCTCATAGTAGTCATGCAGCTAATGGAGACGTATATGACGTAGGACAAGCCGTATTAAATGTGCGAAGCGGACCGTCATTAGACTCCGAAATTGTAGGACAATTACAGGCGGGAGATCAATTGATTGAATTCAATGAGCAATATGGTTGGGTTCAAACCTATTTTGAAGGTAAAGAAGCATGGGTTGCTAAGCATCACTTAGTTCCTACAACACAAAATAAACCTGTACAAGTACAGGTACAGACACCCTCCTATGAGGAAACCAAAACCGCTCCGGCACAACCACAGCCGAATGTGCAAGCAAATAACGCTGGCACTTCACTTTATGGGTACAATATTATGTTAGACCCTGGGCACGGT
This genomic interval from Virgibacillus pantothenticus contains the following:
- a CDS encoding DUF4306 domain-containing protein, with protein sequence MKKIVTIFIILLIISIYTFFLSYWAGSYLMLEPDWQERIVLTPDSVKDPRDIYFFDKWVFAFQTYPVRTITFLLSASAVVGFCIFFVRKFIRKRKSNQEI
- a CDS encoding flavodoxin family protein gives rise to the protein MSIVVFHGSTRTNGNTEYLAHHAIPKEVATHIYLRDYNIQPIVDKRHADEGFPEIQDDHTFLIDQLLKHEIVVFATPIYWYGMSGPMKTFIDRWSQILRDPNYPHFRQALKEKKVYLILVGGDHPHVKGLPLVQQFQYICQFFGMSLENYIIGQSRKPGEIVNNKQVLDAASRLFNESLI